Proteins from a genomic interval of Clostridium sp. 'deep sea':
- a CDS encoding P-II family nitrogen regulator, with the protein MKLLVLILNKTTYLEDILHKFHDIGVKGATVLDSTGVGRTIAEHNVSNFAIMHSLRKVIDGGRPYNKTIISVVSDDLVEPAFKGVAEVIGDLSQPGVGIMFAVPIDNVMGLPKAYY; encoded by the coding sequence ATGAAACTATTAGTATTGATTCTAAATAAAACAACTTATCTAGAAGACATTTTGCACAAGTTTCATGATATTGGAGTTAAAGGTGCAACTGTTTTAGACAGCACAGGTGTTGGTAGAACTATTGCAGAACACAATGTTTCTAACTTTGCTATTATGCATTCTTTGCGTAAGGTTATTGATGGTGGTAGACCATATAATAAAACTATTATATCTGTTGTTAGTGACGATTTAGTAGAGCCTGCTTTTAAGGGCGTTGCTGAGGTTATTGGAGACCTCTCTCAACCTGGTGTTGGAATAATGTTTGCTGTGCCAATTGATAATGTTATGGGATTGCCTAAAGCATATTATTAA